In the Gossypium arboreum isolate Shixiya-1 chromosome 10, ASM2569848v2, whole genome shotgun sequence genome, one interval contains:
- the LOC108487574 gene encoding glycine-rich RNA-binding protein 2, mitochondrial-like has product MAFSSKLGSLLRLNGQIPATSMLSSIRCMSSSTKKLFIGGLSYGTDDQTLKEAFSGFGDVTEAKIIIDRDTGRSRGFGFVNFADDESASNALSAMDGQELNGRNIRVSYANERPSGGPRAYGGNGGFRGSDGFGRDAGY; this is encoded by the exons ATGGCATTTTCTAGCAAACTTGGAAGCCTTCTGAGGTTAAATGGGCAAATCCCAGCTACATCCATGCTTAGCTCTATTCGCTGCATGTCCTCATCAACCAAAAAGCTTTTTATTGGAG GCCTTTCATATGGAACTGATGATCAAACTCTCAAGGAAGCATTTTCGGGGTTTGGTGATGTGACAGAAG CTAAGATTATCATCGATAGAGACACAGGGAGGTCTAGGGGTTTCGGTTTTGTAAACTTTGCTGATGATGAATCTGCCAGCAATGCCTTGTCAGCCATGGATGGTCAG GAACTCAATGGCCGAAATATTCGAGTAAGTTATGCCAATGAAAGACCTAGTGGCGGCCCTCGAGCTTATGGTGGTAATGGTGGTTTCCGTGGTAGTGATGGTTTCGGTAGGGATGCTGGTTACTAG